From Pelagicoccus sp. SDUM812003, a single genomic window includes:
- a CDS encoding HNH endonuclease, with protein MEAALTEPVLVLNRLWQAVNVIAAKRAFSLISSGHAQVVHAEDESFEVFSMMDWVDFSRHNPPASELEVVRTIRHPIRVPKVILLSVFDRVPKKEIKLTRRNVFERDKYTCQYCAKKLPSEDLNLDHVIPRHYGGKTTWENIVCSCVSCNSRKSNRLPHEAKMHLIRKPSVPKWRPVISLAARGRKKEAWKHFLDVAYWNVELER; from the coding sequence ATGGAAGCTGCCCTCACGGAGCCGGTGCTTGTTTTAAACCGGTTATGGCAAGCGGTGAATGTGATCGCCGCTAAGCGGGCCTTTTCGCTCATCTCGAGCGGCCACGCGCAAGTCGTCCATGCCGAAGACGAGAGTTTCGAAGTCTTCAGCATGATGGATTGGGTCGATTTTTCGCGCCACAATCCACCTGCCAGCGAACTGGAAGTTGTCAGAACCATCCGGCACCCGATCCGTGTGCCGAAGGTGATTTTGCTCTCTGTGTTCGATCGCGTTCCCAAGAAGGAGATCAAGCTCACCCGGAGAAACGTCTTCGAACGCGACAAGTACACCTGTCAGTATTGCGCCAAGAAACTGCCTTCGGAGGACCTCAACCTAGACCACGTGATCCCGCGCCACTACGGCGGCAAGACCACTTGGGAAAACATCGTCTGTTCCTGCGTGAGCTGCAACTCGCGCAAGTCCAACCGCCTGCCGCACGAAGCCAAGATGCACCTGATCCGCAAGCCCTCGGTGCCGAAGTGGCGACCGGTGATCAGCTTGGCGGCCCGCGGTCGCAAGAAGGAAGCCTGGAAGCATTTCCTCGACGTCGCCTACTGGAACGTCGAGCTGGAGCGCTGA
- a CDS encoding DNA-3-methyladenine glycosylase: MSRILPASQFRSRDTVRLARSLIGKKLVATLPDGVRSCLAITETEAYDGPEDLACHASKGRTTRTEVMFGPAGRWYVYLVYGMHEMLNLVTGPEGYPAAILIRGVEGLSGPGRLTKALGIDRRFNAQPASPATGLHLEDATPAPDGEVIATPRIGVAYAGPDWSQRPYRFVLKSAKPIRKRPR; the protein is encoded by the coding sequence ATGAGCCGAATCCTACCCGCCAGCCAGTTTCGCTCCCGCGACACGGTGCGCCTCGCTCGCTCCTTGATCGGAAAAAAACTCGTCGCCACGCTGCCCGACGGTGTTCGCTCCTGCTTGGCGATCACGGAAACCGAGGCCTACGACGGGCCGGAGGACCTGGCCTGCCACGCCAGCAAGGGCCGCACCACTCGCACCGAAGTGATGTTCGGACCGGCGGGACGCTGGTACGTCTATCTGGTTTATGGCATGCACGAGATGCTGAACCTGGTGACCGGGCCCGAGGGCTATCCAGCCGCCATTCTCATCCGTGGAGTCGAAGGCTTGAGCGGTCCCGGCCGCCTAACCAAGGCCTTAGGCATCGACCGGCGCTTCAACGCCCAACCCGCTTCGCCGGCCACGGGGCTCCACTTGGAAGACGCCACACCGGCGCCGGATGGCGAAGTTATCGCCACCCCTCGCATCGGCGTAGCCTACGCTGGGCCCGACTGGTCCCAGCGACCGTATCGCTTCGTCCTAAAGTCAGCAAAGCCCATACGAAAACGCCCCCGTTAA
- the uvrA gene encoding excinuclease ABC subunit UvrA, with the protein MSQNEYIHIKGAREHNLQNVELRIPRNQLVVITGVSGSGKSSLAFDTLYAEGYRKYVESLSTQARQVMDQLKRPDVDFIHGLSPVLAIEQRASNASPRSTIATVTEIADYARLLWVIRGEQRCPKDGGLITRQTLDDAVDQVLSLPERSRAMVLAPHMKAKAAVVKEELPRLRQKGFQRVRLNGEVIDVDDESAVPAGRGDIVVEIVVDRVMIGPDQKSRVADSLELAFSEGKDRATVLYQESRDADWQELSLSRNLACSECGEVYEPVTPRHFSFNTAEGSCPECGGLGETRRFLDELVVPDPSKSVKGGALKPLRIGGKQLIIRHNALLRQLAEQLPFDPTMPWQELPEETRRHILHGVPDREFAFKLTRRKTKPMPTRFEGVVPLLQKAARETKSDGYRARLMTYQTEQDCPCCHGHRFSPRSANVFVEGVSLPEFLAMDVERAFAFVSALDRTASDVSSYGEVVEGISFRLKFLKEVGLDYLTLDRGYSTLSGGESQRVRLATQLGMSLVGVVYVLDEPSIGLHAKDNKKLVETLKELRDRGNSVIVVEHDEEMMRAADHLIEIGPGAGAQGGQVLFEGPPEACGPASQRTQSTGAYLSGVETLGKPAETLKPGEAWLEIKEASHHNLKSVTARLPVGLLTCVTGVSGSGKSTLVNEILAKAAARKLNRSKDIPGAHKGIEGLQHFDRVVRVSQEPIGQSPRSNPATYTKLFDLLRELYTKVPLSRMRGYKPGRFSFNARGGRCERCQGQGSIKLDMLFMSDAYVECPSCGGRRYNRETLEAKFGGLNIAQALDLSVSDAMEQFKNVPRVMEKLNTLDAVGLGYLKLGQAANTLSGGEAQRLKLSLELSKRNNGRNLYILDEPTTGLHWADIQRLADLLFKLRDQGNTVVVIEHHLDFIGLADWVIDLGPGGGTRGGELVYAGQVDGLKGCDRSETGRAMP; encoded by the coding sequence TTGAGTCAGAACGAGTACATTCACATAAAAGGAGCCCGGGAGCATAACCTGCAAAACGTGGAGCTGCGCATCCCGCGCAACCAGCTGGTGGTGATCACTGGCGTGTCGGGCTCTGGAAAATCTTCGCTGGCCTTCGATACCCTCTACGCCGAGGGCTACCGCAAGTACGTGGAGTCGCTTTCCACTCAGGCGAGGCAGGTCATGGACCAGCTGAAGCGGCCGGACGTGGATTTCATCCATGGGCTTTCGCCGGTTCTGGCCATTGAGCAGAGAGCGTCCAACGCCTCACCGCGCAGCACCATCGCCACGGTGACGGAGATCGCGGACTACGCGCGGCTCTTGTGGGTGATTCGCGGCGAGCAACGCTGTCCCAAGGACGGCGGGCTGATCACGCGTCAAACGCTGGACGACGCTGTGGACCAGGTGCTGTCGCTGCCGGAACGATCGCGAGCCATGGTGCTGGCGCCTCACATGAAAGCGAAGGCTGCGGTGGTGAAGGAGGAACTGCCGCGGCTGCGGCAAAAAGGATTTCAACGGGTGCGTCTCAACGGCGAAGTGATCGATGTGGACGACGAGTCCGCCGTGCCCGCTGGCAGGGGCGATATCGTGGTGGAGATCGTGGTGGATCGCGTGATGATCGGTCCCGATCAAAAGAGCCGAGTCGCGGACTCGCTGGAGCTGGCGTTTAGCGAAGGTAAGGATCGAGCGACGGTTCTGTATCAGGAAAGCCGTGACGCGGATTGGCAGGAGCTCTCCTTGAGCCGCAACCTCGCCTGCTCCGAATGCGGGGAAGTGTACGAGCCTGTGACGCCGCGTCATTTTTCTTTCAATACAGCGGAAGGATCCTGTCCGGAGTGCGGAGGCTTAGGCGAGACGAGACGCTTTTTGGACGAGCTGGTGGTTCCTGACCCAAGCAAGAGCGTCAAGGGGGGAGCGTTGAAACCTTTGCGTATCGGCGGAAAGCAGTTGATCATCCGGCACAACGCTTTGCTGCGTCAGCTGGCCGAGCAGTTGCCGTTCGATCCCACGATGCCATGGCAGGAGCTTCCTGAGGAAACGCGGCGGCATATCCTCCATGGCGTGCCGGATCGCGAATTCGCCTTCAAGCTGACGCGTCGCAAAACCAAGCCGATGCCGACGCGTTTCGAAGGAGTTGTTCCGCTTCTGCAAAAGGCCGCTCGCGAAACCAAGAGCGATGGCTATCGGGCTCGATTGATGACCTATCAGACGGAGCAGGATTGCCCTTGCTGCCATGGGCATCGCTTCAGCCCGCGCAGCGCCAACGTGTTCGTGGAGGGAGTGAGCTTGCCTGAGTTTCTGGCTATGGACGTTGAGCGGGCGTTCGCGTTTGTCTCCGCCCTGGATCGAACTGCCTCCGATGTTTCGAGCTATGGAGAAGTGGTGGAAGGGATCTCGTTTCGCTTGAAGTTTCTGAAGGAAGTCGGTCTGGACTACCTGACATTGGATCGTGGATACAGCACGCTTAGCGGAGGAGAGTCGCAGCGGGTGCGGCTCGCGACGCAGCTCGGTATGAGTTTGGTCGGCGTGGTCTATGTGCTCGACGAACCCAGCATCGGTCTGCACGCCAAGGACAACAAGAAGCTGGTGGAGACGCTGAAGGAGCTGCGGGATCGCGGGAACTCCGTCATCGTGGTGGAGCACGACGAGGAGATGATGCGTGCGGCCGACCATCTCATCGAAATCGGACCAGGAGCGGGGGCCCAAGGCGGTCAGGTTTTGTTCGAAGGTCCGCCAGAGGCCTGTGGCCCCGCGAGCCAGCGGACCCAGTCCACGGGCGCATATCTGAGTGGCGTCGAAACGTTGGGAAAACCCGCCGAAACGTTGAAGCCGGGCGAGGCTTGGCTGGAGATAAAAGAAGCTTCGCACCACAACTTGAAGTCGGTGACTGCTCGCTTGCCGGTAGGTCTGCTGACCTGTGTGACCGGTGTTTCGGGATCCGGAAAGTCTACCTTGGTGAATGAGATTCTCGCTAAGGCTGCGGCCCGAAAGCTGAACCGTTCCAAGGACATCCCAGGCGCTCACAAAGGAATCGAGGGGCTGCAGCACTTCGATCGCGTGGTGCGGGTGAGTCAAGAGCCCATCGGGCAGAGTCCGCGCTCGAATCCAGCCACCTACACCAAGCTCTTCGATCTGTTGCGCGAGCTCTACACCAAGGTGCCGTTGTCGCGAATGCGTGGATACAAGCCGGGGAGATTCAGCTTCAACGCTCGAGGCGGTCGCTGCGAGAGATGTCAGGGGCAGGGCTCTATCAAGCTCGATATGCTTTTCATGAGCGACGCCTACGTGGAGTGTCCAAGCTGTGGAGGACGTCGCTACAATCGAGAGACGCTGGAGGCGAAATTCGGTGGGCTCAACATCGCCCAAGCCTTGGACCTGTCGGTCAGCGACGCTATGGAGCAGTTTAAGAACGTGCCCCGCGTTATGGAAAAACTGAATACGCTCGACGCGGTAGGGCTGGGCTACTTGAAGCTGGGGCAGGCTGCCAACACCCTTAGCGGCGGCGAAGCTCAACGACTCAAATTGTCCCTTGAGCTATCCAAGCGAAACAATGGCCGAAATCTCTACATCCTGGACGAACCGACCACTGGTTTGCACTGGGCGGATATCCAGCGCCTCGCGGACCTGCTTTTCAAGCTACGCGATCAGGGAAACACCGTGGTGGTGATCGAGCACCATCTCGATTTCATCGGCTTGGCGGATTGGGTGATCGATCTCGGTCCAGGCGGCGGCACCCGTGGCGGCGAGCTCGTATACGCCGGGCAAGTGGACGGTCTAAAGGGCTGCGATCGCTCGGAAACGGGAAGAGCAATGCCCTGA
- a CDS encoding VPDSG-CTERM sorting domain-containing protein, whose amino-acid sequence MKILPKFTAGLAALVAIVSVTPSYALIVSVSGQGDKIAPPSKVLDGEATNRQQQGFEELQNVLLAADLYFTGGVISAGTRVSSHMIFRNRETDSTANSITTATWTFDGDILGIMYDQNGVDEFNSTPILGLVSTVYPSPAYDSRGLESNDSLSVSGKTLEVTMIVDQPGDWIRVVTKAVPDAGATISLLGVSLLALVGIRRRFQS is encoded by the coding sequence ATGAAAATATTGCCTAAGTTTACCGCGGGCTTAGCCGCCCTCGTCGCTATCGTTTCCGTTACCCCAAGCTACGCGTTGATTGTCTCGGTGTCGGGACAGGGTGATAAGATTGCTCCGCCGTCTAAGGTGCTCGACGGGGAAGCGACCAATCGTCAGCAGCAAGGCTTCGAAGAGCTGCAGAATGTGCTTCTGGCGGCCGACCTGTATTTCACCGGAGGAGTCATCTCGGCGGGTACTCGAGTCAGTAGCCACATGATCTTCCGCAATCGTGAAACTGATTCGACCGCGAATTCGATCACGACAGCTACCTGGACGTTCGATGGCGATATCCTCGGCATCATGTATGATCAAAACGGTGTCGATGAATTCAATTCGACCCCGATTCTCGGCTTGGTATCGACGGTGTACCCGTCCCCCGCGTACGACTCTCGCGGTTTGGAGTCGAACGATTCCCTAAGCGTTTCAGGCAAGACGCTCGAAGTGACCATGATCGTAGACCAGCCCGGCGACTGGATTCGCGTGGTCACCAAGGCGGTTCCCGATGCGGGAGCGACGATTTCGCTGCTCGGTGTTTCGTTGCTGGCCCTGGTTGGCATTCGCCGACGGTTTCAGAGCTAG
- a CDS encoding VPDSG-CTERM sorting domain-containing protein encodes MNLKPLPLAAAIVCFLAAANFANAITFDFRTGGATSGDYWSNTRTFTSSGGELTVSVSAISYDGNDWIDSHLGQSSSYGLYNKNREGWDSHLFDNRKWTDYAVFEFSRTVSLKSIMLWIPWSKQGDFEYWSGDTSDAPESGGIASSPNFLGMAWAGWFSNGWWGKSELEGTTTKLLLGAEYVADILSTANNSCGHHHCGPSYCDRPDDVGFKIKKLSVDIVPDSGATLALLGLSLAGLGFFARWRRF; translated from the coding sequence ATGAACCTGAAACCCCTCCCGCTCGCAGCCGCTATCGTCTGCTTCCTCGCCGCCGCCAACTTCGCCAACGCCATCACCTTCGACTTCCGTACCGGAGGCGCGACCTCCGGCGACTACTGGAGCAACACCCGCACCTTCACCAGCTCCGGCGGCGAACTGACCGTGAGCGTTTCCGCTATCTCTTACGATGGCAACGACTGGATAGACAGCCACCTTGGACAATCTTCATCCTACGGGCTCTACAACAAGAATCGGGAAGGCTGGGATTCGCACCTCTTCGACAACAGGAAATGGACCGACTACGCCGTTTTCGAATTTAGCCGCACAGTGAGCTTGAAAAGCATCATGCTCTGGATCCCATGGTCGAAGCAGGGTGATTTCGAGTATTGGTCCGGAGATACATCCGACGCACCGGAATCGGGAGGTATCGCAAGCAGCCCCAATTTCTTAGGAATGGCGTGGGCCGGTTGGTTTTCAAATGGCTGGTGGGGCAAGTCCGAGCTCGAAGGCACAACCACCAAGCTCCTGCTCGGAGCCGAATACGTGGCCGACATCCTTTCCACCGCTAACAACTCTTGCGGTCACCACCATTGCGGACCGAGCTATTGCGATCGGCCCGACGACGTCGGGTTCAAGATCAAGAAGCTCAGCGTGGACATCGTGCCCGACTCCGGCGCCACGTTGGCACTGCTCGGACTCTCCCTCGCGGGACTCGGTTTTTTCGCCCGCTGGCGTCGCTTTTAA
- a CDS encoding PfkB family carbohydrate kinase, whose product MPKVITFTANLLAETTYTYSGWSPGKTHRAIAESFQVGGKGINVSKMLSKLGADNLALCFPGGIFGPACERWMEEKSIATLPFREGCVTRSGSVIRGQGQPETTFLGTDSIVSKEAIQQVVESLELYQEPFVLAICGSVQDWDRGRWEPLRWWISKRPETVSLVVDNYGPSLPWFVQQNPELIKINRDELETLFEKDRRSAETSELLALARERFGCRRWVITDGAELIWVMDGDAEPESFAPRQVDCVSPTGCGDVVFATLIDCLYNKTGYALLKAAKLAAEYGSRNAAMPGIAEFEL is encoded by the coding sequence ATGCCGAAAGTCATCACCTTCACCGCCAATCTGCTGGCTGAGACAACCTACACCTACTCGGGCTGGTCTCCTGGAAAAACGCATCGCGCCATCGCGGAGAGCTTTCAGGTCGGAGGCAAGGGGATAAACGTCAGCAAGATGCTCAGCAAGCTAGGCGCGGACAACCTGGCCCTGTGCTTCCCGGGCGGCATCTTCGGCCCCGCTTGCGAGCGGTGGATGGAGGAGAAGAGCATCGCGACCTTGCCATTTCGCGAAGGCTGCGTGACGCGCTCCGGATCGGTGATTCGAGGGCAAGGGCAACCGGAAACCACGTTTCTCGGCACGGACTCCATCGTATCGAAAGAAGCGATACAGCAGGTCGTGGAGTCTCTGGAGCTCTACCAGGAGCCCTTTGTGCTGGCGATATGCGGGTCGGTGCAGGACTGGGATCGCGGCCGCTGGGAGCCGCTGCGCTGGTGGATCTCCAAACGTCCGGAAACCGTATCGCTGGTGGTGGACAATTACGGCCCGAGCTTGCCGTGGTTCGTGCAGCAGAACCCCGAGCTGATAAAGATCAACCGGGACGAGCTGGAGACGCTTTTCGAAAAAGATCGCCGTTCCGCCGAGACGAGCGAGTTGCTCGCTCTCGCCCGCGAGCGCTTCGGTTGTCGGCGCTGGGTCATCACCGATGGGGCGGAGCTGATCTGGGTGATGGATGGCGATGCGGAGCCGGAAAGCTTCGCCCCGCGTCAGGTCGACTGCGTTTCGCCCACCGGATGCGGAGACGTGGTCTTCGCGACCTTGATCGACTGTTTGTATAACAAGACCGGATACGCTCTGCTCAAGGCCGCCAAACTGGCCGCGGAATACGGCTCTCGAAACGCTGCCATGCCCGGCATCGCGGAGTTCGAGCTGTAG
- a CDS encoding Dabb family protein: MLVHTVLFNLTPGMSEEQVAAFEKDLNALATIEAADQCYVGKVADTAKRPVVQTDWDYMLTVILKDVAAHDVYQDHPTHHRFIANQKQFFAQVRVFDAD; this comes from the coding sequence ATGCTCGTACACACTGTATTATTCAATCTCACCCCAGGAATGTCCGAGGAGCAGGTGGCTGCTTTCGAAAAGGACCTCAACGCCCTCGCGACCATCGAGGCGGCGGATCAATGCTACGTCGGCAAGGTGGCCGACACGGCCAAGCGCCCGGTGGTGCAGACGGATTGGGACTACATGCTGACCGTTATCCTCAAAGACGTGGCGGCCCATGACGTTTATCAGGACCACCCCACGCATCATCGTTTCATCGCCAATCAGAAGCAGTTTTTCGCCCAGGTTCGGGTGTTCGACGCGGACTAG
- a CDS encoding amidophosphoribosyltransferase has product MSDPIRHECGIAQVRLKKPLEYYQEKYGTPLWGFYKLFLLMEKQRNRGQDGAGVAAVKFDMPAGEPYMFRERSVKSNALDKIFKDTIKQYQKLIRNSDILPDYVPSIKQKFDFCAELYMGHLRYGTSGGYSLSVCHPFFRRSSWPTKNLILAGNFNMTNTNELNESLIAIGQHPIFATDTQALLEKVGFHLDEAHDNLYRYLRDEGFSNEEISERILTGIDLPKVFRKSAESWDGGYALIGAIGNGDSFILRDPLGIRPAHYFEDDEVFAAASERAPLMTIFDKAIDDIKEVPPGHIIVMKKNGDVLNEAFREPEPERAQCSFERIYFSRGNDADIYRERKALGAGLCEQIMKGIDRDLENTVISFVPNTSEVAYFGVLEELRMIRRQEVKDEILAAVAKGELDQAKLDDLVMRNWPRGEKIAHKDQKLRTFISTEDSRNEMASHVYDVTYGIVTPKDNLVCIDDSIVRGTTLRKSVLKILSSLDPKKIIIASTAPQIRYPDCYGIDMSELGKFIAFEAAISLLKEKGKADLIAEVYRKCIDSEKGLAPANVNYVQEIYKPFADEEISAKIAQLVYPQDVDWNGELQVIYQTVDNLQKALPNHKGDWYFTGNFPTPGGYQVVNRAFINYYEKSKGRSY; this is encoded by the coding sequence ATGAGCGATCCTATCAGGCACGAGTGCGGCATTGCCCAAGTACGGTTGAAAAAACCGCTGGAATACTACCAGGAAAAATACGGCACGCCGCTCTGGGGGTTTTATAAGCTGTTTCTTCTCATGGAGAAGCAGCGTAACAGAGGACAGGACGGAGCGGGCGTAGCCGCGGTCAAGTTCGACATGCCCGCCGGCGAGCCTTACATGTTTCGCGAGCGCAGCGTGAAGAGCAACGCTCTGGACAAGATCTTCAAGGACACCATCAAGCAGTACCAGAAGCTGATCCGCAACAGCGACATCCTTCCGGACTACGTTCCCTCCATCAAACAGAAGTTCGACTTCTGCGCCGAGCTCTACATGGGGCACCTGCGCTACGGCACCTCGGGCGGCTACTCGCTCAGCGTATGCCATCCGTTTTTCCGCCGCAGCAGCTGGCCCACCAAGAATCTGATCCTCGCGGGCAACTTCAACATGACCAATACCAACGAGCTCAACGAGAGCTTGATCGCCATTGGCCAGCACCCGATTTTCGCCACCGATACTCAGGCCTTGCTAGAGAAGGTCGGCTTCCATCTCGACGAGGCTCACGACAACCTCTACCGCTACCTGCGCGACGAGGGCTTCAGCAACGAGGAGATTTCCGAGCGCATCTTGACCGGCATCGACCTGCCCAAGGTCTTCCGCAAGTCGGCCGAGTCCTGGGATGGTGGATACGCCCTGATCGGAGCGATCGGAAACGGGGACAGCTTCATCCTGCGCGACCCGTTGGGCATTCGCCCGGCTCACTATTTCGAGGACGACGAGGTATTCGCCGCCGCGTCGGAACGCGCTCCGCTGATGACCATCTTCGACAAGGCGATCGACGACATCAAAGAAGTGCCGCCGGGCCATATCATCGTGATGAAGAAAAACGGCGATGTGCTCAACGAGGCGTTTCGCGAGCCCGAACCCGAACGGGCTCAATGCTCCTTCGAGCGCATCTACTTCTCCCGTGGCAACGACGCGGACATCTACCGCGAGCGCAAGGCCTTGGGAGCTGGCTTGTGCGAGCAGATCATGAAGGGGATCGATCGCGATCTGGAAAACACCGTGATCAGCTTCGTGCCGAACACCTCCGAAGTGGCGTACTTCGGTGTGCTGGAGGAGCTTCGCATGATCCGTCGCCAGGAGGTCAAGGACGAGATCCTGGCCGCGGTGGCCAAGGGCGAGCTTGACCAGGCGAAGCTCGACGATCTGGTGATGCGCAACTGGCCGCGCGGCGAGAAGATCGCTCACAAGGACCAGAAGCTGCGCACCTTCATATCGACCGAGGACTCGCGCAACGAAATGGCATCGCACGTGTACGACGTGACCTACGGCATCGTGACCCCGAAAGACAATCTGGTCTGCATCGACGATTCCATCGTTCGCGGCACCACTCTGCGCAAGTCGGTGCTGAAAATCCTCAGCAGCTTGGATCCCAAGAAGATCATCATCGCCTCCACCGCCCCGCAGATTCGCTACCCGGACTGCTACGGCATCGATATGTCCGAGCTCGGCAAGTTCATCGCCTTCGAGGCAGCCATTTCCTTGCTGAAGGAAAAGGGCAAGGCTGATCTGATCGCCGAGGTCTACCGCAAGTGCATCGACAGCGAAAAAGGGCTCGCCCCGGCCAACGTCAACTACGTTCAGGAGATCTATAAGCCCTTCGCCGACGAGGAGATTTCGGCCAAGATCGCTCAATTGGTGTATCCGCAGGACGTGGATTGGAACGGCGAGCTGCAGGTGATCTACCAGACGGTGGACAACCTGCAAAAGGCCTTGCCCAACCACAAGGGCGACTGGTACTTCACTGGAAATTTCCCCACTCCCGGAGGCTATCAGGTGGTGAACCGCGCCTTCATCAACTACTACGAAAAATCCAAGGGCCGCTCTTATTAG
- the purM gene encoding phosphoribosylformylglycinamidine cyclo-ligase, with translation MAAKKKTKAYAQAGVNIDLADRMKGGLKESLKSASRPEVLGAVGGFGGLFDLSKSKYKEPVLVSSIDGVGTKLKIAFESGKHKSVGMDIVNHCIDDISVIGAEPLFFLDYLGLGKLEPKVFKQILAGISEACAGANCALIGGETAQLPDMYSVGEYDIAGVIIGIAEKKKMLSGSTIRPGDVVIGLPSNGLHTNGYTLARKVIFEKAKLGLKDKVPGTRQSIEKALMAPHTNYAPLLQPLLAKFNAGASSKVRKGNAVFGIAHITGGGFTGNIPRILPDKVDIEIDTTTWEPLPIFKLIEEQGGIDFEEMYEVFNMGIGMTLMVDKKQADEVLAYCQANGCDAVAIGQAVKGSGKVSLKR, from the coding sequence ATGGCAGCAAAAAAGAAGACCAAAGCCTACGCTCAAGCAGGCGTGAATATCGACCTAGCGGACCGCATGAAAGGCGGTTTGAAGGAATCACTGAAAAGCGCCTCGCGTCCGGAAGTGCTCGGCGCTGTCGGCGGCTTTGGCGGGTTGTTCGACCTTTCGAAGTCTAAGTACAAGGAGCCTGTTCTTGTAAGCAGTATCGACGGAGTGGGTACGAAGCTCAAAATCGCTTTCGAATCCGGCAAGCACAAGAGCGTGGGCATGGATATCGTAAACCACTGCATCGACGACATTTCCGTTATCGGGGCGGAGCCTTTGTTCTTCCTGGACTACCTGGGGCTGGGAAAACTCGAGCCAAAGGTCTTCAAGCAGATCCTCGCTGGCATTTCCGAAGCGTGCGCCGGGGCGAACTGCGCTTTGATCGGCGGGGAAACCGCACAGCTGCCCGATATGTATTCTGTGGGTGAATACGATATTGCTGGCGTGATCATCGGCATCGCCGAGAAGAAGAAGATGCTCTCTGGATCCACCATTCGCCCGGGCGACGTGGTGATCGGGTTGCCGTCCAATGGACTGCACACCAACGGCTACACCTTGGCTCGCAAGGTCATTTTCGAGAAGGCCAAGCTTGGTCTGAAGGACAAGGTGCCGGGAACGCGTCAGTCCATAGAGAAGGCGTTGATGGCTCCGCATACCAACTACGCTCCCTTGCTTCAGCCCCTGCTGGCCAAGTTCAACGCCGGCGCCTCATCGAAGGTGCGCAAGGGCAACGCGGTTTTCGGCATCGCCCACATCACTGGCGGAGGCTTCACCGGAAACATCCCGCGCATCCTGCCGGACAAGGTGGACATCGAAATCGACACCACCACCTGGGAGCCCCTGCCGATCTTCAAGCTCATCGAGGAACAGGGCGGCATCGACTTCGAGGAGATGTACGAGGTCTTCAACATGGGCATCGGCATGACGCTGATGGTGGACAAGAAGCAGGCCGACGAGGTGCTGGCCTATTGCCAGGCCAACGGCTGCGATGCGGTGGCGATCGGCCAGGCAGTGAAGGGAAGCGGCAAGGTCAGTCTGAAGCGCTAG